One window of Nymphaea colorata isolate Beijing-Zhang1983 chromosome 1, ASM883128v2, whole genome shotgun sequence genomic DNA carries:
- the LOC116246352 gene encoding uncharacterized protein LOC116246352 yields MASLSSISPQRFSQITKPIVGRSQTNSRSSSSALTTIRGPSGSSLSHQKAKKSPLRPVFGSEKRNWAVRSVVEEIDVIPIRNGEPINLKEEGGESSNLVPVGGFATDGGRLSFESGMGIGDTMVEGFPGSSPSSSNQGGDGDNKMVDRAINAAIVLAAGTFAITKLLTIDHDYWQGWTLYEIVRYAPQHNWTAYEEALKTNPVLAKMMISGIVYSIGDWIAQCYEGKPIFEFDRARMFRSGLVGFSLHGSLSHYYYHFCEALFPFHDWWVVPVKVAFDQTAWSAFWNSIYFVVLGFLRLESPGNIFSELKATFWPMLTAGWKLWPFAHLITYGVIPVEQRLLWVDTVELIWVTILSTYSNEKSEARNAEASSDPNDENSSTVSVE; encoded by the exons atggcctCACTGAGCAGCATCTCTCCACAGAGGTTCTCACAGATCACAAAACCCATCGTGGGCAGATCCCAAACCAATTCGAGATCCAGCTCGAGTGCCTTGACCACCATCAGAGGGCCCTCCGGCTCTTCCCTCTCGCATCAGAAGGCCAAGAAAAGTCCTTTAAGGCCGGTGTTTGGTTCGGAGAAGAGGAATTGGGCGGTGAGGTCTGTCGTTGAAGAGATAGATGTGATTCCTATTCGGAACGGTGAGCCCATTAATTTGAAGGAGGAAGGTGGTGAGAGCTCCAATTTGGTGCCCGTTGGGGGCTTCGCTACCGATGGTGGTCGTCTCTCTTTTGAGAGTGGGATGGGAATTGGGGACACCATGGTGGAGGGGTTCCCTGGTTCCTCGCCTTCTTCATCCAACCAGGGTGGGGATGGAGACAACAAGATGGTGGATAGGGCCATCAACGCGGCGATAGTTCTTGCTGCCGGCACGTTCGCCATCACTAAGTTGCTCACTATCGATCACGACTATTGGCAG GGTTGGACCCTTTATGAAATTGTAAGATATGCTCCCCAGCATAACTGGACAGCATACGAAGAGGCTTTGAAGACAAATCCAGTCCTAGCAAAGATGATGATCAGTGGAATAGTTTACTCAATTGGCGATTGGATTGCTCAG TGTTACGAGGGAAAGCCAATCTTTGAGTTTGACCGTGCTCGAATGTTCAGATCTGGCCTTGTTGGATTTTCATTGcatggctctctctctcattattaCTACCACTTCTGTGAG GCTCTGTTTCCATTTCACGACTGGTGGGTGGTTCCTGTAAAAGTAGCATTTGACCAAACTGCATGGTCAGCTTTTTGGAATAGTATTTACTTTGTTGTACTTGGGTTCTTGCGCCTTGAGTCTCCAGGAAACATATTCTCCGAATTGAAGGCAACATTTTGGCCGATGTTAACA GCAGGGTGGAAACTTTGGCCGTTTGCACACTTGATTACGTACGGAGTCATACCTGTTGAGCAGAGGCTTTTGTGGGTGGATACAGTGGAGTTGATATGGGTGACCATATTATCCAC TTATTCAAATGAGAAATCGGAAGCTAGAAATGCAGAGGCATCATCAGATCCAAATGACGAAAATTCATCCACCGTTTCAGTG GAATGA